From the genome of Agromyces intestinalis:
TCGATGTACACCGGCAGGAGCTGGTCGAGCACGGTCTCGACGTCGGGCTCGAACTCGTAGAGCGGCTGCACGGTGTCGCCGGGCTCGCTGACGCCCTCGACGACCTCGAGCGGCAGGAGGCGGACGACCTCGGGGGTCTGGGTCATCATGCTGACGAACCGGTTGTAGACGAGGTGGATCTCGTCGACGCCGCCGTCGGACGCATCGCGCAGGAACGCCTCGAGCACCGCGTCGGAGATGTCCTTCGCGAGATCGAACTCGGGGTTCTCCGAGCTGCCGGTCCAGTTGCGCTCCCAGGCGCGGCGACGGAACTGGAAGTATCCGACCGCTTTGCGCCCGACGAGGAAGTACACGACCTCCTTGCCCTGCGAGCGGAGCAGCTCCGAGAGCTCCTCCGCCTCGCGCAGCACCTGAGAGTTGAACGCACCGGCGAGGCCGCGGTCGCTCGTGAGGATCACGACGGCCGCGCGCTCGATCTTCTCGGGCTCGGTCGTCAGCACGTGGTCGACGTTCGAGTACGTCGCCACCGCCGAGACGGCACGGGTGATCGCCCGCGAATACGGCGTGGATGCCGCCACGCGCGCCTGCGCCTTCTGGATGCGCGAGGCGGCGATGAGCTCCATCGCCTTGGTGATCTTCTTCGTCGTCTGGGCAGACTTGATCTTCTGCCGGTAGACCCGAAGTT
Proteins encoded in this window:
- a CDS encoding F0F1 ATP synthase subunit gamma is translated as MGAQLRVYRQKIKSAQTTKKITKAMELIAASRIQKAQARVAASTPYSRAITRAVSAVATYSNVDHVLTTEPEKIERAAVVILTSDRGLAGAFNSQVLREAEELSELLRSQGKEVVYFLVGRKAVGYFQFRRRAWERNWTGSSENPEFDLAKDISDAVLEAFLRDASDGGVDEIHLVYNRFVSMMTQTPEVVRLLPLEVVEGVSEPGDTVQPLYEFEPDVETVLDQLLPVYIESRIFNALLQSAAAKHAATQKAMKSASDNADNLITDYTRLANNARQAEITQQISEIVGGADALVAAK